Proteins from one Oscillatoria nigro-viridis PCC 7112 genomic window:
- a CDS encoding PAS domain S-box protein codes for MISVLSPPAKRNGFKVLLVEDNQAEAELIEELLLETNVSRAEPQRLSVSCTDRLSKAQQLLVCEHFDVILLDLSLPDSQDLNTIVKIQEYSLNTPIVVLTARNDEELAVQSIQAGAQDYLVKRKIDSEVLIRSLRYAVERQHNQEALRKSEEKYRSVVENSLVGIAILAPPISPSAPEKYEWLEVNDALCDLLGYDRQDFLHENWERWSFPEDLQASLEQLNKILAGESEGYVLDQRWRRKDGNIVYTRVYLRCMRARDGAIDHLIKVVLDVSDSYRYEAQLKASEEFLNHTINSIPDPIFVKDEQHRWIVLNDAFCNLIGKRRSELIGKSGYDFLPPAQAAFFWEQDEQVLQRSLSQETEEIFTDGGKERIISTKKTVFNNADSRKMLVGTMRDVSEYKHQQIALQESEARFQVMTDNVPGMIYQYRLYVDGKTSFTYVSSGSWQIYNLKPEEIEENATLAFATVHPDDISDLQRSIATSAATQQAWQHQWRQVMGDRVKWLQGASKPEMQANGDIVWDGLVMDVTELKQTQQDRDRFFNLSLDLLCIAGFDGYFKRLNPAWSNVLGYSSDEILAKPLIELVHPEDLEITVAELEKLKKSYPVISLENRYLCQDGTYKWLSWTASPFAEEGLIYAVARDVTFSKQAEAELRKSEATNRALLNAIPDMIFRCRADGTFVDFKPAKNFENILPQKALIGKKAQDILPAAFAEKILSGHQQAIATGEIQVVEYQMPVNDELYDFEARIVFCTDDEIIAIVRDITNRKRFESKLHRQAAAMAAASEGIAIIDTDGLLIYCNAARLKIYGYDSLEEVLGKSWKVFYEGAELQRFEQEFVPVLVQEGSYMTEAVGCRRDGSKVPLDVSLTMLADGEIICVVRDISQRKQAEAALRESQRFIQQIAGASPNILYVCDLIEKKNIYGNASIYHILGYTVEEIQAMEPWMMSTLIHPEDSIKMPDYLQQVETGSEGDIFEIEYRIRHKDGSWRWMVSRDTVFAKTADGKLKQILGTATDITESKQAEDEIKLLLAATQAISQSADFYSALPDILRLLCNAIGWNFAEAWIPTANGTFLEHSETWYASDRDLDRFGRESKKIRFAAGVAVPGRIWSTRNVEWIEDISLAKNHLFARAQMAASVGLKGCFGVPIHANSEVLAVLVFCKRERSTMEPRIVELVKAVATQLGDHIQRKQAEEELRKSEERWQLVLKGNQDGIWDLNLQTNEAFRSARWQEIIGYTDGEIDSTNSAWIDRIHPDDRSRVQAAIQGYLDRQTPNYAAEYRLQCKDGSYKWVLARAQAVWDEAGNPLRMVGSMTDISDRKAAELALQQVTQAVESTSDAIAIADLKGRSIYHNQAFIQRYGYTVEELNDLGDMAALYVRHKNYKQIYKSLRQGRSWCGEVSLQTKSGEAVTALVRADSIQDINGNYIGLIAVITDITKRKESELILRQKLKREQLAVAMLERIRSSLNLEEILTKSVEEVRHFLQVDRTVIYQFNPDWSGFIAVESVAENCRPIVGMEIYDPCFGAAYVSLYQDGRIRAIEDVYNAGLADCHLALLTRLDVIANIVVPILQGENLWGLLIAHHCTGPRPWQQLEGECLKQLGVQLAIAIQQSMLFEQAQTEIADRKLAEAALQLAKEAAESANRAKSDFLANMSHELRTPLNGILGYIQLLKADKNFTADQQESLNNINQCGNHLLMLINDVLDLSKIEASKMDLSLTNVNFSSFVKSIIDLFQMRSAQKGIAFNYEQVSALPDGILADEKRLRQVLINLLSNAVKFTNSGSVTFKVGYAENFADNSPQTNCENSSLTAEIATQTLNLTANLDAPLLSLPPLGTTEAREVITAANTCDRPPTPKIRFQIEDTGIGIGQNKLEEIFLPFHQVGDHNNFVEGTGLGLSISQKLVKMMGSQIRVQSTSGKGSIFWVDLDLPAVAHCSELPSRPEKRRLVGFTGPQRKVLIVDDHEVNRAMLHRLLFHLGFEIAEATDGEDCLHKAQEFLPDIILMDLLMPVMNGWEATRRLRQLPELKDTVILALSANVYETTKQESILAGCDNFLTKPIQTNELLELLRLHLRLEWVYEERSQTKKRREPTAKASSEIAAADSRMVSPASESVLALLRLAAMGDIEAILEETAKLEHSDPTLVPFVHHLRQLAKGFQLKQIRDFLKQHLS; via the coding sequence TTAGAGCAGTTAAATAAAATTTTAGCAGGGGAGAGTGAAGGCTATGTTTTAGACCAAAGGTGGCGCAGAAAAGACGGAAATATAGTTTATACTAGAGTTTATCTGCGTTGTATGCGCGCCCGAGACGGAGCGATCGACCACTTGATTAAAGTAGTATTGGATGTGAGCGATAGCTACCGTTACGAAGCTCAATTAAAAGCATCAGAAGAGTTTTTAAATCACACGATTAATTCTATTCCCGACCCAATTTTTGTCAAAGATGAGCAGCACAGATGGATCGTATTAAACGATGCTTTTTGCAATTTGATAGGAAAAAGGCGATCGGAACTGATTGGCAAGTCAGGATACGATTTTTTACCCCCAGCACAAGCGGCTTTTTTTTGGGAACAAGACGAGCAAGTATTGCAAAGAAGTCTTTCTCAGGAAACAGAAGAAATTTTTACCGATGGCGGAAAAGAACGCATTATATCTACCAAAAAAACAGTATTTAACAATGCAGATAGTCGTAAAATGTTGGTGGGAACAATGCGAGATGTGAGCGAATACAAACACCAGCAAATTGCGTTGCAGGAAAGCGAAGCTCGCTTTCAAGTAATGACAGACAACGTGCCGGGAATGATTTATCAATATCGGCTTTATGTAGATGGTAAAACATCTTTTACTTACGTTTCTTCCGGCAGTTGGCAGATCTACAATTTAAAGCCAGAAGAAATAGAAGAAAATGCCACTTTGGCTTTTGCAACAGTTCACCCAGATGACATCTCAGACTTGCAGCGATCGATCGCAACTTCAGCGGCGACTCAGCAAGCTTGGCAACACCAGTGGCGGCAAGTTATGGGAGATCGAGTGAAATGGTTGCAAGGCGCGTCGAAGCCAGAAATGCAAGCCAACGGCGATATAGTTTGGGACGGTTTGGTGATGGATGTTACGGAATTGAAACAAACCCAGCAAGACCGCGATCGATTTTTTAATCTCTCGCTGGATTTACTGTGCATTGCAGGTTTTGATGGCTATTTCAAACGCTTAAACCCCGCTTGGTCAAATGTATTAGGTTATAGCAGTGATGAAATCTTAGCCAAACCTTTGATAGAATTAGTCCATCCAGAAGACCTAGAAATTACTGTAGCGGAATTAGAAAAACTAAAAAAAAGCTACCCGGTTATTAGCTTAGAAAACCGCTATCTTTGCCAAGATGGTACTTATAAATGGCTGTCATGGACAGCATCGCCGTTTGCAGAAGAAGGTTTGATTTATGCAGTGGCTCGCGACGTTACATTTAGCAAGCAAGCTGAAGCTGAATTGCGTAAGAGCGAAGCCACCAACCGCGCTCTTTTAAATGCGATACCAGACATGATATTTCGCTGTCGGGCAGACGGCACTTTTGTAGACTTCAAGCCGGCCAAAAATTTCGAGAATATCCTACCACAAAAAGCACTAATCGGCAAAAAAGCACAAGACATATTACCGGCTGCTTTTGCTGAAAAAATCTTGTCGGGCCATCAACAAGCGATCGCCACCGGCGAGATTCAAGTTGTAGAATATCAAATGCCAGTTAATGATGAACTGTACGATTTTGAAGCGAGAATTGTTTTCTGCACGGATGACGAAATTATCGCGATCGTCCGCGACATCACCAATCGCAAACGTTTTGAGTCAAAACTCCACAGGCAAGCAGCGGCAATGGCTGCTGCTTCGGAAGGTATAGCCATCATCGATACCGACGGACTGTTGATTTATTGCAACGCAGCCCGACTAAAAATCTACGGTTACGACTCTCTCGAAGAAGTGTTAGGCAAAAGTTGGAAAGTATTCTACGAAGGTGCAGAACTGCAAAGGTTTGAGCAAGAATTTGTGCCTGTTTTAGTGCAGGAAGGTTCGTACATGACCGAAGCAGTAGGATGCCGCCGCGACGGCTCGAAAGTTCCTCTAGATGTATCGCTGACAATGCTAGCCGACGGAGAAATTATTTGCGTTGTTCGCGATATTTCCCAAAGAAAACAAGCCGAAGCAGCACTGCGAGAGAGCCAGCGATTCATTCAACAAATTGCTGGGGCAAGTCCTAATATTTTGTATGTTTGTGACTTAATTGAAAAAAAAAATATCTATGGGAACGCTTCTATATACCACATTCTGGGCTATACAGTAGAAGAGATTCAGGCAATGGAGCCGTGGATGATGTCAACTTTAATCCACCCCGAAGATTCAATCAAAATGCCTGATTATTTACAGCAAGTCGAAACAGGCAGCGAAGGGGATATCTTTGAAATTGAATACCGAATTAGGCACAAGGATGGTTCTTGGCGCTGGATGGTCAGCCGAGATACTGTATTTGCGAAAACAGCAGACGGTAAGTTAAAACAAATTCTCGGCACGGCAACTGATATTACAGAAAGCAAGCAAGCCGAAGATGAAATAAAGCTATTGCTGGCAGCAACTCAAGCCATTAGTCAGTCGGCAGATTTTTACAGCGCCCTCCCAGATATCCTGCGGTTGCTGTGCAATGCGATCGGCTGGAATTTTGCGGAAGCTTGGATACCGACTGCTAACGGTACTTTTTTGGAACACAGCGAAACTTGGTACGCTAGCGATCGCGATTTGGATAGGTTCGGCCGCGAAAGTAAAAAAATTAGATTCGCCGCCGGTGTGGCAGTACCTGGACGGATTTGGTCAACCAGAAATGTAGAATGGATTGAAGATATTTCTCTAGCCAAAAATCATCTTTTTGCCCGAGCGCAAATGGCAGCATCAGTCGGATTGAAAGGTTGTTTCGGAGTGCCAATTCACGCTAATTCAGAGGTGCTGGCAGTTTTAGTATTCTGCAAGCGCGAGCGATCGACTATGGAACCGCGTATTGTAGAGTTGGTCAAGGCTGTAGCGACTCAGTTGGGCGATCATATTCAGCGCAAACAAGCCGAAGAAGAATTGCGTAAAAGTGAAGAACGCTGGCAGTTAGTTCTCAAAGGCAATCAAGACGGAATTTGGGATCTGAATCTTCAAACAAATGAAGCTTTTCGATCGGCCCGCTGGCAAGAAATTATCGGTTACACAGACGGCGAAATCGACAGCACCAACAGCGCATGGATCGATCGCATTCATCCAGACGATCGCTCGCGAGTCCAAGCAGCGATCCAAGGTTATCTCGATCGCCAAACTCCCAATTACGCCGCCGAATACCGCTTGCAGTGCAAAGACGGTAGCTATAAGTGGGTGCTCGCCCGCGCTCAAGCAGTGTGGGACGAAGCCGGAAACCCTCTGCGGATGGTGGGTTCGATGACGGACATCAGCGATCGCAAAGCAGCAGAATTAGCTTTACAGCAGGTCACTCAAGCCGTCGAAAGTACCAGCGATGCGATCGCGATCGCCGACTTGAAAGGGCGGTCTATTTACCACAATCAAGCCTTCATTCAGCGCTACGGCTATACGGTGGAAGAACTCAACGATCTGGGCGATATGGCCGCGCTTTATGTCCGGCATAAAAATTACAAACAAATCTATAAAAGCCTTCGCCAAGGTCGCTCTTGGTGTGGCGAAGTTTCACTGCAAACTAAGAGCGGCGAAGCAGTAACTGCTCTGGTGCGAGCCGACAGTATTCAAGATATTAATGGGAATTATATCGGCTTAATTGCAGTAATTACCGACATCACAAAACGCAAAGAATCAGAACTGATTTTGCGCCAAAAATTAAAACGCGAACAGTTGGCAGTAGCCATGCTGGAACGCATTAGATCTTCTCTAAATCTCGAAGAAATTCTTACCAAAAGTGTCGAAGAAGTACGGCATTTTTTGCAAGTAGACCGCACTGTTATTTACCAATTCAATCCGGATTGGAGCGGCTTTATCGCGGTCGAGTCGGTTGCCGAAAATTGCCGACCAATTGTAGGAATGGAAATTTATGACCCCTGTTTTGGGGCAGCCTACGTTTCTCTTTACCAAGACGGCAGAATTAGAGCAATAGAAGATGTTTACAATGCCGGCCTCGCCGACTGCCACTTGGCTTTGTTGACTCGGCTCGATGTGATAGCGAATATAGTAGTGCCGATTTTGCAAGGCGAAAACTTGTGGGGGCTGTTAATTGCCCACCACTGCACGGGCCCGCGTCCCTGGCAGCAATTGGAGGGAGAGTGCCTAAAACAATTGGGGGTGCAGTTGGCGATCGCCATTCAGCAATCGATGCTATTTGAACAAGCACAAACCGAAATTGCCGATCGCAAACTTGCAGAAGCCGCCCTGCAATTAGCTAAAGAAGCCGCCGAATCCGCCAACCGCGCTAAAAGCGACTTTCTCGCCAACATGAGCCACGAATTGCGGACGCCTTTGAACGGGATTTTGGGATACATTCAACTGCTCAAAGCCGATAAAAACTTTACCGCCGATCAGCAGGAAAGTCTTAACAACATTAACCAGTGCGGCAACCACCTGCTGATGCTGATTAATGATGTTTTAGACCTCTCAAAAATCGAAGCTAGTAAAATGGATCTGTCGCTGACAAACGTGAATTTTTCCAGTTTTGTTAAAAGTATTATTGATTTGTTCCAGATGCGTTCTGCTCAAAAAGGAATTGCCTTTAATTACGAGCAGGTATCAGCACTGCCAGACGGCATTTTGGCAGACGAAAAAAGGTTGCGTCAAGTTTTGATTAATTTGCTCAGCAATGCCGTTAAGTTTACGAACAGCGGCAGCGTTACATTCAAAGTCGGTTATGCAGAAAATTTCGCCGACAATTCTCCTCAAACCAACTGCGAAAATTCTAGTTTGACAGCGGAAATTGCCACTCAAACGCTCAATTTGACCGCGAATTTAGACGCGCCGCTTCTGTCGCTACCGCCGCTGGGAACAACAGAAGCGCGCGAGGTGATAACAGCAGCAAATACGTGCGATCGTCCCCCTACCCCTAAAATTCGCTTTCAAATCGAAGATACCGGCATTGGCATCGGGCAGAATAAATTAGAAGAAATATTTTTGCCTTTTCATCAAGTGGGCGATCATAACAATTTCGTCGAAGGTACCGGACTGGGACTTTCCATCAGCCAAAAATTAGTCAAAATGATGGGCAGCCAAATTCGCGTCCAAAGTACCTCCGGCAAAGGCAGCATATTTTGGGTGGATCTAGACTTGCCCGCAGTCGCCCACTGTTCGGAACTCCCCTCCCGGCCAGAAAAAAGGCGGCTTGTAGGTTTTACCGGCCCCCAGCGGAAAGTGCTAATCGTGGACGATCACGAAGTAAATCGCGCCATGTTGCACAGGCTGCTTTTTCATTTAGGCTTTGAAATTGCAGAAGCTACAGACGGCGAAGACTGCTTGCACAAAGCGCAGGAATTTCTACCGGATATAATTTTAATGGATTTGCTGATGCCCGTAATGAACGGTTGGGAAGCTACCAGGCGACTGCGACAGTTGCCGGAATTAAAAGATACGGTGATCCTTGCTTTGTCCGCTAACGTTTACGAGACTACCAAGCAAGAGAGCATACTTGCAGGTTGCGATAATTTTCTCACCAAGCCGATTCAAACTAACGAGCTTTTAGAATTATTGCGCCTGCATTTGAGACTAGAATGGGTTTACGAAGAAAGATCGCAAACCAAAAAGCGGAGAGAGCCAACTGCAAAAGCATCTTCTGAGATTGCTGCTGCTGACTCAAGGATGGTGTCTCCTGCCTCAGAGTCTGTCTTGGCGTTGTTAAGATTGGCTGCGATGGGGGATATTGAAGCTATTCTGGAAGAAACTGCTAAACTCGAACATTCTGACCCGACATTAGTGCCTTTCGTTCATCACCTGCGCCAACTTGCTAAAGGATTTCAGCTCAAGCAAATTCGAGATTTTTTGAAGCAACATTTGTCCTAA